A window of the Gemmatimonadota bacterium genome harbors these coding sequences:
- a CDS encoding HigA family addiction module antitoxin encodes MLKRVVHPGEILRDELVEFGVYPVTFARQIDVPPYRIGQIIAGKCSVDSDTALRFGHWFGVDPLFWLNLQMQFDVQRLVISS; translated from the coding sequence ATGTTGAAGCGCGTTGTTCATCCCGGAGAGATTCTGCGAGACGAATTGGTGGAATTTGGGGTATATCCAGTGACATTTGCACGCCAGATTGATGTGCCGCCATATCGCATTGGCCAGATTATCGCGGGCAAGTGTTCTGTGGATAGCGATACTGCTTTGCGCTTCGGGCACTGGTTCGGCGTTGATCCTTTATTCTGGCTGAATCTCCAGATGCAGTTTGATGTGCAGCGGTTAGTGATCAGCAGTTAG
- a CDS encoding Ig-like domain-containing protein gives MPPPGGPLDKTPPRVIDTVPADDSVRVGLDTPIRIRFSEAMDRRSVERALFISPQGAEEFDFKWRGDVLEVRLSDGLQADRTYLVTVGQESADEWRNRMRSSYSFGFATGERLNRGELNGRVLKSKEERGQVFVWAYDLSVVVAPDPGKDRPTYVTQPDETGHFVLPRLGSGNYRIFAFGDQNNDRAYSSGDLLALPPGDVVLSDEGRVRLGDLKLAVRDTSAPALVAARTPDQQHVLMRFDEPVRVSGVEITDLSVLEIYQDPADSSGVGLITELQTQGAEYRVRVDVADRWGNRDTTDVTVRGDGTRDRRAPEVLARVPAENAENVLPTTVIRMLFSDAMRVDAVSDFWIASDSTVVPQGDFEWVAPNHLVFVPDSLWTNGETIRLIGKHERFLDIGGNVLSEPISFVFSVMDTAALGRVSGTTSSSDVVIWMEGVTHDFFREQVLRDTTFSLTNLLPGTYRISGFLDRDGNGQWMSGQVLPFVPAEPLIARADTVEVRTRWEMEVGKLESRIWWMLPPDEKSP, from the coding sequence ATGCCTCCGCCAGGGGGCCCGCTCGATAAAACGCCGCCGAGGGTGATCGACACAGTGCCCGCAGATGATTCTGTGCGAGTCGGGTTGGATACGCCGATTCGCATTCGCTTTTCTGAGGCGATGGATCGCAGGTCGGTCGAGCGGGCATTATTTATTTCGCCACAGGGGGCTGAGGAATTCGATTTCAAGTGGCGTGGGGATGTGCTGGAAGTTCGATTGTCCGATGGCTTGCAAGCCGATCGGACGTATCTGGTTACGGTGGGGCAGGAGAGCGCGGATGAGTGGCGCAACCGCATGCGGTCTTCTTATAGTTTTGGATTTGCGACGGGGGAGCGCTTAAATCGCGGGGAACTCAATGGGCGGGTGTTGAAGTCTAAGGAGGAGAGGGGACAGGTTTTTGTTTGGGCTTATGATCTGTCTGTGGTGGTGGCACCCGATCCTGGAAAAGACCGTCCCACTTATGTGACGCAGCCCGATGAAACGGGTCATTTTGTATTGCCGCGTTTGGGTTCTGGGAATTATCGGATATTTGCTTTTGGCGATCAGAATAATGATCGCGCGTATTCATCTGGCGACTTGTTGGCACTTCCGCCCGGCGATGTGGTGCTTTCCGATGAGGGACGCGTTCGCCTGGGCGATCTCAAACTCGCGGTGCGCGATACATCAGCACCTGCGCTCGTTGCCGCACGCACTCCCGATCAACAGCATGTTTTGATGCGTTTTGATGAACCAGTGCGCGTTTCAGGCGTTGAAATAACCGACCTGTCGGTGTTGGAGATATATCAAGATCCCGCTGACTCGAGTGGGGTGGGGTTGATTACTGAACTGCAAACGCAGGGTGCGGAATACAGGGTGCGGGTTGATGTCGCAGATCGGTGGGGGAATCGCGATACCACAGATGTAACGGTGCGAGGCGATGGTACGCGAGATCGACGCGCGCCAGAGGTGCTGGCACGCGTACCGGCGGAGAATGCCGAGAATGTTTTGCCAACGACTGTGATTCGCATGTTGTTTTCCGATGCGATGCGCGTAGATGCCGTGTCTGACTTCTGGATAGCATCTGATTCGACGGTTGTTCCGCAAGGGGATTTTGAATGGGTTGCGCCCAATCATCTCGTGTTTGTACCGGATAGTCTCTGGACGAATGGCGAGACGATTCGGCTTATTGGAAAGCACGAGAGGTTCTTGGATATTGGCGGCAATGTTCTTTCTGAACCGATTTCGTTTGTTTTTTCTGTGATGGACACCGCGGCTCTGGGGCGCGTTTCCGGGACGACGTCTTCTTCTGATGTGGTGATATGGATGGAGGGGGTGACGCATGATTTTTTTCGGGAACAGGTTTTGCGGGATACGACGTTTAGTTTGACGAATTTGCTTCCGGGGACGTATCGCATTTCCGGTTTTTTAGATCGCGATGGCAATGGTCAGTGGATGTCTGGCCAGGTCCTTCCGTTTGTGCCTGCGGAGCCTTTGATCGCGCGTGCCGATACTGTGGAGGTGCGGACGCGATGGGAGATGGAGGTCGGAAAGTTGGAATCCAGGATCTGGTGGATGTTGCCACCTGATGAAAAGAGTCCGTGA
- a CDS encoding type II toxin-antitoxin system Phd/YefM family antitoxin, with protein sequence MRFIQIRDLRPSEIWEQLADEREMVITAQGKPIAILSSVSDADWEETLAAFRRVRAIQAVDELQKQSVEKGLDKMDLEEINREIQAVRKSGIL encoded by the coding sequence ATGCGTTTTATTCAAATAAGAGATCTGCGACCATCCGAAATTTGGGAGCAGTTGGCTGATGAGCGAGAAATGGTGATTACGGCTCAGGGAAAACCTATCGCCATTTTGTCATCTGTTTCCGATGCCGATTGGGAAGAAACCCTGGCGGCTTTCCGTCGTGTGCGTGCGATTCAAGCCGTTGATGAACTTCAAAAGCAATCGGTTGAAAAAGGTCTTGATAAGATGGATTTGGAAGAGATAAACCGCGAAATTCAAGCCGTGCGAAAATCGGGCATATTATGA
- a CDS encoding tyrosine recombinase XerC codes for MKTSITQFLNHLSRQRRLSDHTCAAYNTDLEQFAAFLHGRQVDRVEQIDRNAVRDFLGFLLNRGFGRRSVARKLAAVRTFLSYLCNVGDLDRNPALDVRPPRQDKILPVYLDVDEVARAMSLPSPNTVLGLRDRAILELFYSAGIRLRELAGLKIEAVDLADKLVRVIGKGNKERLVPFGEPARVALVAYLMRREELVSEQTTDRRHLFLARSGRPLSPSGIQGRVARYLGKATGRTLSPHALRHAYATHLLDAGADLNAVRELLGHASLSTTQVYTHVSVERLKRAYRQAHPRA; via the coding sequence ATGAAAACATCCATTACACAATTTCTCAACCATCTATCGCGGCAGCGGCGATTGTCCGATCATACGTGTGCGGCATATAACACGGATCTGGAGCAGTTCGCCGCTTTTTTGCATGGGCGTCAGGTGGATCGCGTGGAACAGATTGATCGGAACGCAGTGCGGGATTTTTTGGGATTTTTGCTCAATAGGGGATTTGGTCGGCGGTCTGTTGCCCGAAAGCTGGCGGCGGTGCGAACGTTTTTGAGTTATTTGTGCAATGTGGGGGATTTGGATCGGAATCCAGCACTCGATGTGCGTCCGCCCAGGCAGGATAAGATATTGCCCGTTTATCTGGATGTTGACGAGGTTGCCCGCGCGATGTCCCTGCCGTCGCCCAATACGGTGTTGGGATTGCGCGATCGGGCGATTTTGGAGTTGTTTTATAGCGCGGGAATTCGATTGCGCGAGCTTGCGGGGCTTAAAATTGAGGCTGTGGATCTGGCAGATAAACTGGTGCGGGTTATAGGCAAGGGCAACAAAGAGCGCCTGGTTCCTTTTGGGGAACCGGCCCGGGTCGCACTGGTGGCTTATTTGATGCGGCGAGAGGAACTGGTTTCTGAGCAGACGACGGATAGACGTCATTTGTTTTTGGCGCGCTCTGGGCGTCCGCTGAGTCCGAGTGGTATTCAAGGTCGCGTTGCCCGGTATCTCGGCAAAGCGACCGGGCGGACTTTGTCCCCCCATGCATTGCGCCACGCTTATGCAACCCATCTGCTGGATGCAGGCGCAGATCTCAATGCGGTGAGAGAATTGCTCGGTCATGCGAGTCTTTCTACTACGCAGGTTTATACGCATGTGAGTGTTGAGCGGTTAAAAAGAGCCTATCGACAAGCGCATCCACGGGCGTGA
- a CDS encoding BatA domain-containing protein, with protein MFGLSFTNPMLLHGLWAAFLPLVIHLLNRRRAVTVSFSNVALLQKLQHDRMRRLKFKHLALLILRTLLIVLLVLAFARPTLSGGSGQVGDAGTSAVILLDRSLSMQYRTAEGTLFERALRKVQALLALFDERDDVRLALIDKGVEEVDVTSPERLRLFMDTLQPGFGSTDFEAGLQLALSHLSGSQMPNRELYFVTDRAYNGWTNLPDTLSNLDDVSVCIISERPSQVANIGIGQINTTSPEVGRSITLAIELINYGVANRGDVPVQIFLDGRRIGQDIAPVPAGGRRKLHTSLVPKTGGDVALRVEIGADALEADNKRVTVLRIPERVRILLVGQASHESYYLAEALSVVSSEVVHVTPERVSDQVLEDIDVVFLCNVARLSTGAIAALQNRISRGVGLAIFLGDQIDVRYYNAQVLPALFPAKLLGTRGALSGAYQALQTVLPDHPMLSGLELKGAFQSPRFFVSYRVLPAANARPVLSFASGTPALLESRKGNGRIVLFASSVSANLGWNDAPLSGFFVPFVHRLSGYLAAGAFGRSDYRVGQVVYRDIRRENVSEAVLQAPGGEPRTIWPQQRGLQSVWPVGAVDVPGLWEIFARERVSDRFAVQVDEREPDLTPVPMARLEALFGKGRLRVVDGEADLKEAVLSQRHGQELWRWVLLAALMAMGAEMLIAQSARTSRGTRP; from the coding sequence ATGTTCGGTCTTTCATTTACAAATCCAATGTTGTTGCACGGTTTGTGGGCGGCATTTTTGCCGCTTGTGATTCATTTGCTGAATCGGCGCCGTGCAGTAACTGTGTCGTTTTCAAATGTGGCGCTTTTGCAAAAACTCCAGCACGACCGCATGCGACGGCTAAAATTCAAGCATCTCGCGTTGCTCATTTTGCGAACCCTGCTCATTGTTTTGCTTGTGCTGGCTTTCGCGCGTCCGACTTTGAGTGGGGGCAGCGGGCAGGTGGGCGATGCGGGGACATCGGCGGTTATTTTGCTCGATCGTTCGTTGAGTATGCAATACCGCACAGCAGAAGGTACGTTGTTTGAGCGCGCGCTTCGCAAGGTGCAGGCTCTGTTGGCCCTGTTTGATGAGCGCGACGATGTGCGTTTGGCACTGATAGACAAGGGTGTCGAGGAGGTCGATGTGACTTCGCCAGAGCGGTTGCGGTTGTTTATGGATACGCTGCAACCCGGATTTGGCAGTACAGATTTTGAGGCGGGATTGCAATTGGCTTTGTCGCATTTGTCCGGGTCACAGATGCCCAATCGCGAGTTGTATTTTGTAACGGATCGCGCATATAATGGGTGGACGAATTTGCCCGATACACTGTCCAATTTGGACGATGTATCGGTGTGCATCATCTCCGAGCGGCCTTCGCAAGTTGCCAATATCGGTATTGGGCAGATCAATACTACTTCTCCAGAGGTCGGGCGTTCAATTACGCTGGCAATCGAATTGATCAATTATGGCGTGGCAAATCGAGGCGATGTGCCTGTGCAGATATTTTTGGATGGCCGGCGCATTGGCCAGGATATTGCCCCTGTTCCTGCGGGCGGGCGTCGCAAATTGCATACGTCGCTTGTGCCCAAAACAGGGGGGGATGTTGCCCTGCGCGTGGAAATAGGGGCAGATGCTCTCGAGGCAGACAACAAACGCGTGACAGTGTTGCGCATTCCAGAGCGCGTTCGCATTTTGCTGGTGGGTCAGGCATCCCACGAGTCTTATTATCTCGCAGAGGCATTATCCGTTGTTTCAAGCGAGGTGGTGCATGTTACACCCGAACGCGTATCAGATCAGGTGTTGGAAGATATCGATGTGGTTTTTTTGTGCAATGTTGCGCGGCTTTCTACAGGTGCGATTGCCGCTTTGCAAAATCGGATATCACGCGGGGTTGGTCTGGCTATTTTCCTGGGGGATCAAATAGATGTCCGATATTATAATGCGCAGGTGTTACCCGCGCTTTTTCCGGCCAAATTGCTCGGTACGCGGGGCGCGTTGTCGGGTGCTTATCAGGCTTTGCAGACGGTTTTGCCCGATCATCCCATGCTATCGGGCCTGGAACTCAAAGGGGCGTTTCAAAGCCCGCGTTTTTTTGTTTCTTATCGGGTTTTGCCCGCGGCAAATGCACGTCCTGTGTTGTCCTTTGCTTCGGGGACACCCGCGCTTCTCGAGTCTCGCAAAGGCAATGGGCGCATCGTGCTGTTTGCGTCTTCGGTGAGCGCGAACTTGGGATGGAATGACGCGCCGCTTTCCGGCTTTTTTGTTCCATTTGTGCATCGCCTGAGTGGATATCTGGCGGCCGGGGCATTTGGTCGATCTGACTATCGCGTCGGTCAGGTCGTGTACAGAGATATCCGACGGGAAAATGTTTCTGAAGCTGTTTTGCAGGCGCCAGGTGGAGAACCCAGAACAATTTGGCCTCAACAACGCGGCTTGCAATCGGTGTGGCCGGTTGGCGCAGTGGATGTGCCGGGGTTGTGGGAGATTTTTGCGCGCGAGCGCGTCTCTGATCGCTTTGCCGTTCAGGTTGATGAGCGCGAACCCGATTTGACTCCGGTTCCGATGGCGCGACTCGAGGCACTTTTTGGTAAAGGTCGCTTGCGCGTTGTAGATGGCGAGGCCGATTTGAAGGAGGCTGTCCTTTCTCAGAGGCACGGTCAGGAGCTCTGGCGATGGGTGTTGTTGGCAGCTTTGATGGCGATGGGCGCAGAGATGCTCATTGCACAGTCTGCGCGTACGAGCCGCGGGACGCGACCTTGA
- the topA gene encoding type I DNA topoisomerase, with amino-acid sequence MAKNLIIVESPAKARTISRFVGKDYKVAASMGHVRDLPARELGFDVESFDPKYVVSQDKRSVIQALKKDIKKDTTVYLATDEDREGESISWHLIFALGLKNQPIKRIVFHEITRSAVLHALENPRELDQNLVDAQQARRILDRAVGYELSPLLWRKVKGGLSAGRVQSVAVRIIVDREREIRAFKPEEYWRIKSDFKDPKFQAELTRQNGKKASVKNEAEARAIEASALKGQFVVAEVVEREGVRRPVPPFTTSTLQQEASRKLSFSVSQTMRVAQQLYEGNFEIPGYTGGLITYMRTDSVSLAEQAVNQAREVIAQEFGRDYTVEKPRRFANRTRGAQEAHEAIRPADLSIKPNSVRTHLDPRQFRLYDLIWKRTLATQMADARIAYTTIRIRAGEAGELIFEAKGQRVLFPGFLRVYAEGSDDPEANISDKDVILPRVIKGQVLNLEKLHLEQLFTRPPARYTEASLVKKLEGEGIGRPSTYSPTISTIQSREYVERTRDKKLKPTDIGEVVNDFLMAHFPDIVDLRFTSHLEDDFDEIAQGKNSWKAMLEAFYPPFNKRVEDKKSVGKIGRKLGKDPNTGREVSVSFGNYGPYVQVGGAGEEEKPLFASLPPNQSIFDIELADALKCFELPRKLGQNDAGDEVQVNTGRYGPYVRIGRNFFSLPEGEDLFGVTLDRALEIAAAEEDRKAKNVIRDFGDFQVLNGRYGPYIRKDGKNYRIPRGTDAATLDRETLEKFMQGGAGGRQSQQVIHDFDGIQVLAGRYGPYIKHNGNNYRIPKGVEASSLTQAACKKIIAENPATNRRRSRRRSRK; translated from the coding sequence ATGGCAAAAAATTTGATTATTGTCGAATCACCTGCTAAGGCACGCACAATTTCTCGATTTGTGGGCAAGGACTACAAAGTCGCTGCTTCTATGGGGCATGTGCGCGATCTTCCCGCACGCGAATTGGGCTTTGATGTGGAAAGTTTTGATCCCAAATACGTGGTGTCACAAGACAAGCGCAGTGTGATTCAGGCACTGAAGAAGGATATTAAAAAAGATACGACTGTATATTTGGCGACGGATGAAGACCGCGAAGGAGAATCTATTTCGTGGCATCTGATTTTCGCGCTGGGGCTTAAGAATCAGCCCATTAAGCGGATTGTGTTTCACGAGATTACCCGGTCTGCGGTTTTGCACGCGCTTGAAAATCCGCGCGAACTGGATCAAAATTTGGTGGATGCACAACAGGCGCGTCGCATTTTGGACCGCGCTGTGGGATATGAGTTGTCGCCTTTGTTGTGGCGAAAGGTAAAGGGGGGATTGTCAGCCGGACGCGTGCAGAGTGTGGCGGTGCGGATTATCGTTGATCGGGAGCGGGAAATTCGGGCGTTTAAGCCAGAGGAATATTGGAGAATTAAATCCGATTTTAAGGATCCCAAATTTCAGGCTGAATTGACGCGGCAGAATGGGAAAAAAGCGTCTGTGAAAAATGAAGCCGAGGCCAGAGCTATTGAAGCGAGCGCGCTGAAGGGGCAATTTGTCGTGGCAGAGGTGGTCGAGCGCGAGGGTGTGCGGCGGCCCGTGCCTCCGTTTACGACATCGACGCTGCAACAAGAGGCGTCTCGCAAACTAAGTTTTTCCGTGTCGCAGACGATGCGGGTTGCACAACAGCTTTACGAGGGCAATTTTGAAATTCCCGGATATACCGGCGGTTTGATTACGTATATGCGTACCGATTCGGTGAGTTTGGCCGAGCAGGCGGTGAATCAGGCGCGGGAGGTGATTGCTCAGGAGTTTGGCCGGGATTACACCGTGGAAAAGCCCCGCCGATTTGCCAATAGAACCAGGGGGGCGCAAGAAGCGCACGAGGCAATTCGTCCGGCGGATTTGTCGATTAAACCCAATAGCGTCAGGACCCATCTCGATCCCCGACAATTTCGGCTTTACGATTTGATCTGGAAGCGCACGTTGGCGACGCAGATGGCCGATGCGCGTATTGCATATACGACGATTCGCATTCGGGCAGGTGAAGCGGGTGAATTGATTTTTGAGGCAAAGGGGCAGCGCGTTTTATTCCCTGGATTTTTGAGGGTTTATGCCGAGGGGTCAGATGATCCAGAGGCCAATATCAGTGATAAAGATGTGATTTTGCCCAGGGTTATAAAGGGACAGGTGCTCAATTTGGAGAAGTTGCATTTGGAGCAGTTGTTTACCAGGCCGCCCGCGCGTTATACAGAGGCTTCGCTGGTGAAGAAGCTCGAGGGCGAGGGTATTGGGCGTCCCTCGACTTATTCACCGACGATTTCGACGATTCAGAGCCGGGAGTATGTGGAACGCACGCGAGATAAGAAGCTCAAACCCACAGATATCGGCGAGGTGGTGAACGATTTTTTGATGGCGCATTTTCCCGATATTGTCGATTTGCGTTTTACATCGCATCTCGAAGACGATTTTGACGAGATTGCACAGGGGAAAAATTCGTGGAAGGCGATGTTGGAGGCTTTTTATCCGCCGTTTAATAAGCGGGTGGAAGACAAGAAGTCAGTTGGTAAAATTGGGCGCAAGTTGGGCAAAGATCCCAATACGGGGCGCGAGGTGAGTGTGAGTTTTGGCAATTACGGTCCCTATGTTCAAGTTGGTGGTGCAGGTGAAGAGGAAAAGCCTCTGTTTGCATCTTTGCCTCCCAATCAGAGTATTTTTGATATTGAATTGGCCGATGCTCTCAAGTGTTTTGAATTGCCCCGCAAACTCGGGCAAAATGATGCGGGTGATGAGGTGCAGGTCAATACTGGCCGGTATGGTCCCTATGTGCGAATAGGTCGCAACTTTTTCTCCCTGCCAGAGGGAGAGGATCTGTTTGGGGTGACGCTGGATCGCGCGTTGGAGATCGCGGCTGCCGAGGAAGATCGCAAAGCCAAAAATGTGATTCGCGATTTTGGCGATTTCCAGGTGCTCAATGGGCGGTATGGTCCTTATATTCGCAAAGATGGCAAGAATTACAGGATTCCCAGAGGGACGGATGCGGCGACATTAGACCGCGAGACGCTCGAAAAATTTATGCAGGGCGGAGCGGGCGGCAGGCAGTCGCAACAGGTGATTCACGATTTTGACGGGATTCAGGTTCTCGCCGGGCGCTACGGTCCTTATATCAAACACAATGGTAATAATTACCGCATTCCAAAGGGCGTGGAGGCGTCGTCTTTGACACAGGCGGCTTGCAAAAAAATTATTGCGGAAAATCCGGCGACGAATAGGAGAAGGTCGAGAAGAAGAAGTAGGAAGTGA
- a CDS encoding DUF433 domain-containing protein: MEKFARITFDPAVMGGKACIRGMRVTVGTVVGLLAVGRSHEEILKAYPYLEREDIDQALAYAAWRVEEREVALVTP; the protein is encoded by the coding sequence GTGGAAAAATTCGCGAGAATTACTTTCGATCCCGCGGTCATGGGCGGTAAGGCATGTATTCGGGGAATGCGGGTGACGGTTGGAACTGTTGTGGGGCTCTTGGCAGTTGGTCGATCACACGAGGAAATTCTGAAAGCCTATCCTTATCTCGAGCGTGAAGATATCGATCAAGCTCTGGCCTATGCAGCCTGGCGGGTCGAAGAACGGGAAGTTGCACTGGTCACTCCATGA
- a CDS encoding PTS sugar transporter subunit IIA, protein MTLMEILSGKSIIIGLKGQNKREILEELVNELEVGDKITDRDKVLQAVLEREDIMSTGIGHGIAIPHGKSEYATTLGGVLGIKSEGINFNALDGKKTYIFFLLVSPLDVSGPHIKALARISRVLKGEDFRQRLIGIRNREEALAIIEAEDKKN, encoded by the coding sequence ATGACGTTGATGGAGATTCTGTCGGGCAAATCGATCATTATCGGGCTTAAGGGGCAAAACAAGCGGGAAATTCTCGAAGAGCTTGTTAATGAACTCGAGGTAGGCGATAAAATTACTGACCGCGATAAGGTGCTCCAGGCGGTTTTAGAGCGCGAAGATATTATGAGTACGGGTATTGGGCACGGTATTGCCATTCCCCATGGGAAGTCGGAATATGCCACGACACTGGGCGGTGTGCTGGGCATCAAGTCGGAAGGTATTAATTTTAATGCTTTAGATGGCAAAAAGACCTACATTTTTTTTCTTCTGGTCTCGCCTCTGGATGTCTCGGGACCGCATATTAAAGCTTTAGCGCGGATATCAAGAGTGCTCAAAGGGGAGGATTTTAGACAGCGTTTGATTGGCATTAGAAATCGCGAGGAGGCTCTGGCGATTATTGAGGCAGAAGATAAGAAAAACTAA
- a CDS encoding beta-propeller fold lactonase family protein, with protein sequence MKKICVFGLLLALWVGAEGYVILTETNSRGRIVTNRWSPSRAGAGIPFVVNTGSFPFPETEVVRIAQQGFNDWSAVPSAFITFEYEGTAQLEVSGNDNRNVIFYDATGEVIGAPEGTGVVAFARIINNDDGLITDVDIVFNGRDHQFSIEENNTPEDLFDLHAIMTHEIGHLLGLDHSPWVGAPELRATMFPFASSQAPRAERSLEADDRAGITAIYPVEGLTGGVRGQVLSADGPAFGVHVVVYQAGTDSLMFVASALSGAAGEQKGPNGDGRYEILGLPPGDYHVAIERHHPAISADNFGGIFQTLYEARLDREYYNNAFVRDNAQIIRVEIDRVIENIDFAIGPSAPGAPFIRETIFPANTPDPNGPYRFSARVTDNTGVATVELRYRINGGGEQVLPMIPTGNDIFAAELDGQSVGSRIEYRVIARDGDGNETPSPASDLPMLQFDVISLSGSPILFVALRDVDVVAVIDMGTGEEVARIPTGVVPLSVLMTPDQRYLFVANTGGSVGTSENRVTVIETATHQVAANIKVDTAPLDLALSANGQLLYVTNSESKSISVIDVASLTVRSRIRVPISGERGPYGVAIHPDGKRLYVTDINGNQVLVVDTARRATIGRIDVIEEPRSLVISADGKRLYVSGGDFGDVGSGGIAVIDTESESVVTTIRMDAGIFRLALSPDGSRLYGTDRTNAQLVVVDVAQNRVVNTVKVLPEGEETRSLFVSRDGSQVYVANQNSNELVIFDAESFQILRTLNFEDRPRGMAVRSQPAVFLPLKEIAAQADFDGSGKIDFGDFLLFVAAFSSESPDARFDLNGDGQVNFGDFIFFTSVFGRTA encoded by the coding sequence GTGAAAAAAATTTGCGTTTTTGGCCTTCTGCTCGCTCTGTGGGTTGGTGCAGAGGGGTATGTGATTCTTACAGAGACAAATTCGCGTGGGCGTATTGTGACAAATCGCTGGTCGCCTTCTCGGGCCGGTGCTGGTATTCCCTTTGTGGTCAATACCGGGAGTTTTCCCTTTCCCGAGACCGAGGTGGTGCGGATTGCACAGCAGGGGTTTAACGACTGGAGCGCGGTGCCGTCGGCATTTATTACCTTTGAATATGAAGGTACAGCACAGCTTGAAGTGTCGGGTAATGATAATCGCAATGTGATTTTTTACGATGCGACGGGAGAGGTTATTGGCGCACCCGAGGGTACGGGGGTCGTTGCATTTGCCCGGATCATCAATAACGACGATGGTTTGATTACGGATGTGGATATTGTTTTTAATGGGCGGGATCATCAGTTTTCGATTGAGGAGAATAATACGCCTGAGGATCTGTTTGATCTTCACGCTATAATGACGCATGAAATCGGTCATTTGTTGGGGCTGGATCATAGCCCCTGGGTGGGTGCCCCCGAACTGCGCGCGACAATGTTTCCCTTTGCTTCGTCCCAGGCACCGCGTGCAGAGCGTTCTCTGGAAGCCGATGACCGTGCAGGTATAACGGCGATATATCCGGTAGAAGGGCTGACCGGCGGTGTGCGTGGGCAGGTCTTGAGTGCCGATGGTCCCGCATTTGGCGTGCATGTGGTGGTCTATCAGGCGGGAACAGATTCCCTTATGTTTGTCGCGAGCGCTCTGTCGGGGGCGGCCGGTGAACAGAAGGGACCCAATGGCGATGGGCGTTATGAAATTCTCGGTTTGCCTCCGGGCGATTATCACGTTGCGATTGAGCGCCACCATCCTGCAATTTCTGCTGATAATTTTGGTGGTATTTTTCAGACGTTATATGAAGCAAGACTTGATAGAGAGTATTACAACAATGCGTTTGTGCGGGATAATGCCCAGATCATACGCGTCGAAATCGACCGCGTGATAGAAAATATCGATTTTGCGATTGGACCTTCTGCACCGGGCGCACCTTTTATTCGGGAGACTATTTTTCCAGCAAATACGCCCGATCCCAATGGTCCCTATCGCTTTTCGGCAAGGGTGACCGATAATACAGGGGTGGCTACTGTTGAATTGCGTTATCGGATCAATGGCGGGGGCGAGCAGGTGCTGCCAATGATCCCTACGGGGAACGATATTTTTGCCGCGGAACTCGACGGGCAAAGTGTGGGATCGAGGATTGAGTATCGGGTGATTGCGCGCGATGGCGATGGCAATGAGACGCCTTCGCCAGCATCTGATTTGCCCATGCTGCAATTCGATGTGATATCATTGTCTGGATCGCCCATACTTTTTGTTGCATTGCGAGATGTCGATGTGGTGGCTGTTATCGATATGGGTACGGGCGAAGAGGTGGCGCGCATTCCCACTGGCGTGGTGCCTTTGAGCGTTTTGATGACACCGGATCAGCGCTATTTGTTTGTCGCCAATACGGGGGGATCTGTCGGTACATCTGAGAATCGGGTCACAGTTATCGAGACTGCCACGCATCAGGTGGCGGCGAATATTAAAGTTGATACTGCGCCTTTGGATCTCGCTTTGAGCGCGAATGGGCAGTTGCTCTATGTCACCAATTCAGAATCTAAGAGTATTTCGGTTATAGATGTGGCGAGTTTGACTGTGCGTTCTCGCATTCGGGTGCCGATTAGCGGAGAACGCGGTCCTTATGGTGTGGCGATTCACCCGGATGGGAAGCGGCTTTATGTTACAGATATCAATGGCAATCAGGTACTGGTTGTCGATACCGCACGCAGGGCGACTATTGGTCGCATTGATGTGATTGAGGAACCCCGCTCACTGGTTATATCTGCGGATGGGAAGCGGTTGTATGTGTCGGGGGGGGACTTTGGTGACGTTGGCAGTGGCGGTATTGCGGTGATTGATACCGAGTCGGAGTCTGTGGTGACAACGATTCGGATGGATGCCGGGATATTTCGCCTCGCTTTATCGCCGGATGGTTCGCGGTTATACGGAACTGATCGCACGAATGCCCAATTAGTCGTCGTCGATGTGGCGCAAAATCGCGTTGTGAATACTGTAAAGGTTTTGCCCGAAGGTGAAGAGACGCGCTCTTTGTTTGTGTCGCGCGACGGATCGCAGGTGTATGTGGCGAATCAGAATTCGAATGAGCTGGTTATTTTTGATGCAGAGTCGTTTCAGATTCTGAGAACGCTGAATTTTGAGGATAGGCCGCGCGGTATGGCGGTGCGTTCTCAGCCTGCTGTGTTTCTTCCTTTGAAGGAGATAGCTGCTCAAGCGGATTTTGATGGCAGTGGAAAGATCGATTTTGGCGATTTTCTCCTGTTTGTTGCCGCGTTTAGTTCTGAGAGTCCCGATGCGCGTTTTGATTTGAATGGGGATGGCCAGGTCAATTTCGGCGATTTTATTTTCTTTACCAGTGTTTTCGGAAGAACAGCCTGA